From a region of the Impatiens glandulifera chromosome 4, dImpGla2.1, whole genome shotgun sequence genome:
- the LOC124933459 gene encoding RNA-binding protein Y14A-like gives MAIAEVDAVDFEPEDDDLMDEDATVDIDADSPRASLPKLKSAITGGSSYSNSAPKKTKGRGFREEADADRNGRMSGRFDSIDSDGGPGPERSIEGWIILVTGIHEEAQEDDLQNAFGEFGQMKNLHLNLDRRTGFVKGYALIEYENREEAQAAINEMNGKELLTHVINVDWAFSRGPFTRRNTRRRSPRRNRSRSPRNRF, from the exons atggCGATTGCAGAGGTTGATGCGGTGGATTTTGAACCGGAGGATGATGATCTTATGGATGAAGATGCTACAGTCGATATTGATGCTGATTCTCCTAGGGCTTCACTTCCAAAGCTTAAATCTGCCATTACAGGTGGTTCTTCTTACTCAAACTCTGCTCCTAAGAAGACTAAAGGCCGTGGATTCCGTGAAGAAGCTGACGCTGATCGCAATGGAAGGATGTCTGGTCGTTTTGATTCCATCGACTCTGATGGCGGTCCTGGTCCAGAAAGAT CTATTGAAGGATGGATAATATTAGTGACTGGTATTCATGAAGAGGCACAAGAGGATGATCTTCAAAATGCTTTCGGTGAATTTGGTCAAATGAAGAATCTGCATTTGAATCTTGATCGACGTACTGGTTTTGTCAAG GGATATGCACTAATTGAGTATGAAAACCGCGAAGAAGCTCAAGCAGCTATAAATGAAATGAATGGGAAAGAACTCTTGACTCATGTGATTAATGTTGATTGGGCGTTTAGCAGGGGTCCATTTACGAGAAGAAATACGAGAAGAAG GTCACCTCGTAGGAATCGTTCAAGGAGTCCAAGAAACAGATTCTGA
- the LOC124933458 gene encoding nuclear matrix constituent protein 1-like translates to MESTPPRSMYLTGFEDEDLDRRRIQKLAKLENELFDYQHNMGLLLIEKKGWASKFEEQRQALVEAKVILQREQVAHLMALSEVEKREENLRKALVHEKQRVIDLEKALNKMLSNNEEINSASDSKLTKANALVMNVEQKSLEVEAKLHAADAKFAELSRKNSEIERKMCDIEAKENALQRDRLSLNSERDAHKNGIYKEREELQEWEIKLKQEDDRLSELRKILNQREERTNENDRSFKQQQGELEVLQKQIDVANTSLKMKEDDISRRLVNLTIKEKEADALKNHLEMKEKELFATEEKLSVREKIEIQKLLDEHKVMLDTKKQEFELEIEQKRRAVHEELKNRAGEIEKREVEVNHLEEKIVKKEQALEQKLEKCKEKEIDFESMLKSLKEREKFVKDEERKLENEKKTILVDIEKVTNLKIEIKKLRDETTEQRSKISEERDQLTLTKEERSEHLCLQSELKQEIENCRFRRELLVKETEELKKEKEMFENEWEELDEKRVAVGKELEDLTCQKENFEKQKRLEEEKLKDEKCTSEEYVKKELETLKADKESFATTMENEKAALAEETQNELRKMLQEFKAKNIELEREMRKKWDDMENRQCVREKKFEAEKEKEMTNIVYLREVARREMDEMKLERSKLEKEKQETATKEKHLDGQRFEIQNDIDQLVGFSKKLNDQRQQLVKEREHFISLIEKQKNCTTCVKIASDLLAPDDVASPSGKTTSWLQKCSSKILEFSPIKKVELASPENLPGPDLSVDNVNGKAEENPKGRNQGKRSKPRMNRTHSVKAVVEEAKSILGDNAELNNNDEHREESVSLNESKPRNLRKRTLHTPQSTTSECHSESVSIDGRKRRRKTVEVADSLEGSQRYNLRRRKNNDAVKANEAVPSQKEIGHEISNSIAAVSHSISLAGSENGRSTQYLQFEAAATSKLVEKEILSDDEVDETPTETKAFDDDNDDDENDGEYEEDENEGEVTIGKKLWTFFTT, encoded by the exons ATGGAATCAACTCCTCCTAGATCGATGTACCTTACTGGATTTGAGGATGAGGATTTAGACCGTAGACGGATTCAGAAACTCGCAAAGCTCGAAAATGAG CTGTTTGATTACCAGCACAATATGGGTCTTCTCTTGATTGAAAAGAAAGGGTGGGCATCGAAATTTGAAGAACAGAGACAAGCGTTAGTTGAGGCGAAAGTTATTCTCCAGAGAGAACAAGTAGCTCATCTCATGGCCTTATCTGAGGTTGAGAAACGAGAAGAAAACTTGAGGAAGGCCTTAGTTCATGAGAAGCAGCGTGTGATTGAT CTGGAGAAAGCTTTGAATAAGATGCTTTCAAACAATGAAGAAATCAACTCTGCGTCTGATTCAAAGTTGACCAAGGCAAATGCTCTTGTCATGAATGTTGAACAGAAGTCGTTGGAAGTTGAAGCAAAATTACATGCTGCTGATGCTAAATTTGCAGAATTGAGCCGGAAGAATTCGGAGATAGAGAGGAAAATGTGTGACATTGAGGCTAAAGAGAATGCACTTCAAAGAGACCGTCTATCATTGAATTCAGA GCGCGATGCTCACAAAAATGGCATTtataaagagagagaagaattaCAAGAATGGGAAATTAAACTGAAACAAGAAGATGATAGACTGTCTGAATTAAGGAAGATACTTAATCAAAGGGAAGAAAGAACAAATGAGAATGATCGGTCCTTCAAGCAGCAACAAGGGGAACTTGAAGTTTTGCAGAAGCAGATTGATGTAGCTAACACATCTTTGAAAATGAAGGAAGATGATATCTCCAGGAGGCTAGTTAACCTCACCATTAAGGAGAAG GAAGCCGATGCTTTGAAGAATCACCTAGAGatgaaagaaaaagaattatttgCAACAGAGGAAAAGCTTAGTGTCAGAGAAAAG ATTGAAATCCAAAAGCTACTGGATGAGCATAAGGTCATGCTTGACACAAAGAAACAAGAATTTGAGTTGGAAATTGAACAGAAAAGGAGAGCTGTTCATGAGGAGTTGAAAAACAGAGCAGGTGAAATTGAAAAGAGAGAAGTTGAAGTCAATCACTTGGAGGAGAAAATTGTAAAAAAAGAGCAAGCACTTGAACAGAAACTCGAGAAATGTAAGGAGAAAGAGATAGATTTTGAATCAATGTTGAAATCTCTGAAGGAAAGGGAGAAATTTGTCAAAGATGAAGAGAGAAAGTTGGAGAATGAGAAGAAAACAATTCTTGTGGATATCGAGAAAGTGACCAATCTCAAAATAGAGATAAAGAAGTTAAGAGATGAAACTACAGAACAGCGATCAAAGATAAGTGAAGAGAGGGATCAACTTACACTAACCAAGGAAGAAAGGTCAGAACACTTGTGTCTGCAATCAGAGCTAAAGCAGGAGATTGAAAACTGTAGGTTTCGAAGGGAACTACTTGTGAAAGAAACCGAGGAGCTAAAGAAGGAAAAAGAGATGTTTGAGAATGAGTGGGAAGAATTGGACGAGAAAAGAGTTGCCGTTGGTAAAGAGCTTGAAGATCTCACTTGTCAAAAGGAAAATTTTGAAAAGCAAAAACGATTGGAGGAAGAGAAACTGAAGGATGAGAAGTGCACCTCAGAAGAGTATGTTAAGAAGGAGCTGGAAACTCTCAAAGCAGATAAAGAGTCTTTTGCTACCACCATGGAAAATGAGAAGGCAGCTTTAGCTGAAGAAACACAAAATGAATTGAGAAAAATGCTTCAAGAATTCAAGGCTAAGAATATAGAGCTTGAGAGAGAAATGAGGAAGAAATGGGATGATATGGAAAACCGCCAGTGTGTAAGGGAAAAGAAGTTTGAGgcagaaaaagagaaagaaatgaCCAACATAGTTTACTTAAGGGAAGTTGCACGAAGAGAAATGGATGAAATGAAATTAGAAAGATCAAAGCTAGAGAAGGAGAAACAAGAGACTGCAACTAAAGAGAAGCATCTTGATGGGCAGCGATTCGAAATACAAAACGATATTGATCAGCTAGTTGGATTTAGCAAGAAGTTGAATGATCAACGCCAACAACTTGTTAAGGAAAGAGAACACTTCATCTCCTTAATTGAGAAACAAAAGAATTGTACAACTTGTGTGAAAATTGCCTCTGATTTATTGGCTCCTGATGATGTGGCGTCTCCTTCTGGCAAAACAACATCCTGGCTTCAGAAATGCTCCTCAAAGATACTCGAGTTTTCGCCAATTAAAAAGGTTGAATTAGCTTCTCCTGAAAATTTGCCTGGTCCAGATCTATCTGTTGATAATGTAAATGGAAAGGCTGAGGAAAATCCTAAAGGGAGAAATCAAGGCAAAAGAAGCAAACCGAGGATGAACAGGACACATTCGGTGAAGGCAGTTGTGGAGGAAGCGAAGTCTATATTGGGGGACAACGCAGAGCTGAATAATAATGATGAACACAGAGAAGAATCTGTTTCTTTGAATGAAAGTAAACCTAGGAATTTGCGAAAACGGACCCTTCATACTCCTCAATCCACAACTAGTGAATGCCATTCTGAAAGCGTGTCTATTGATGGacgcaagagaagaagaaagactgTTGAAGTTGCAGATTCATTGGAAGGAAGCCAACGGTATAATCTCAGAAGACGCAAAAA CAATGATGCTGTGAAGGCAAATGAAGCCGTTCCTAGCCAAAAGGAGATAGGACATGAAATTTCCAACTCTATTGCTGCAGTTTCCCATTCAATCAGTCTTGCTGGCAGTGAGAATGGAAGGAGCACACAATATTTGCAG TTCGAAGCTGCTGCAACAAGTAAGTTGGTTGAGAAGGAAATTTTGAGTGACGATGAGGTTGATGAAACACCAACAGAGACAAAGGCATTCGACGacgataatgatgatgatgagaatgaTGGTGAGTACGAAGAAGATGAGAATGAAGGTGAAGTCACAATAGGAAAGAAGCTGTGGACTTTTTTCACTACATGA
- the LOC124933733 gene encoding uncharacterized protein LOC124933733, which yields MGPSGFGNSSDLGSGFGFSTRTTGLSSGSRLPKPRLVKHRKQSSSQLPRPKLGDVDLGFNPFQQSAEIPPQFSGLGRSRFEVSGNEPLVFGAGRSDPSANLGSKLGESNGIAVDELHDELRKMKLGDDRKGFGYQGENAGGVDKNNLTTLEDDFRKMRFQTSKTPDDLNVNSKDEPKSTYRSMASELPDQLKKLNVNDARTMDGAELDSGADNMRKFNEVKGSSVGNEATSEIHENKKKVDILDEKAKYTATNESEKSGLEREAIPGETTYQFNTSGDNKNYSSQFQPSFMFSSGGISYESPMEKSQTHNEFAFTSRWDGKDASQVKFTTPYQKGGVFAASDKVEFNTMRDSVKDAKSKKKRGGKVAKPFQPTWIKNDFVESADSYSPMDISPYPETLAENRDSRETSVTSEDAYQFESQATVPDHIVDEDLVFATQKLDIGEGNVKDTETKGHTEEYVSGGDCESFITAAEHFECSVDTFASAADFEEISSRRVESEVSSGEGIERQHSDVGTMFNSSSMSEDVERSKFTFSASSSSLDQSSVAATRHLKKKNRVRVAQDLYSGSAANNMQFFPLSRSSSILSPRQAPVDTGVHLSRMDSTSSSGSVKEKDVMEEVPSSSAAAQEACEKWRLRGNQAYSNGDMLNAEEYYSQGLACISERETSRSCLRAVMLCYSNRAASRMSLGKMREAISDCKKAASIDPSFLRVHVRAANCYLALGEVEDASLHFMKCLQPGTDACVDRKLVLEASEGLEKAQKVLEYIRESENLLQGRTSTDAENALGLIAEALTISAYSEKLVQRKADALFMLQKYEDLILWCEQTLASAAKNCPSNNGGVVANMEPPGVLKTSFRLWRWYLIIKSYFYLGRLEEALAFMKKEEPNFATEMNDNKSHEPLVALTATIRELLRFKTAGNEAFQAGKYAEAIEHYSGALSCTVESRPFAAVCFCNRAAAYKAMNQIADAIAECSLAIALDGNYVKAISRRATLFEMIRDYEQASMDLRRLVSYLTEKVEKSNQSVASYKVSLMNELKQAQLRLSTVEEEARNETSLNMYLILGVDPSATESEIKKAYRKAALRHHPDKASQFLAKSESGDDGFWKEIAKEVHKDADRLFKMIGESYAILYDSSKRARYDQEEEMRNILKNGNGGAAGRMKTDFHSYQSDRSNRRQWQEVWRSSYGRGPETTRSNRYP from the exons ATGGGTCCTTCTGGATTTGGGAACTCGAGTGATCTGGGTTCTGGTTTTGGATTTTCAACTCGAACAACCGGATTAAGTTCTGGGTCGAGGTTGCCTAAGCCTCGATTGGTGAAACATAGAAAACAATCGTCTTCTCAACTACCCAGGCCTAAGTTGGGTGATGTTGATTTAGGATTTAATCCATTTCAACAATCTGCGGAGATTCCTCCACAGTTTTCTGGTTTAGGTAGGTCAAGGTTTGAGGTTAGTGGTAATGAACCATTGGTCTTTGGTGCTGGTAGGAGTGATCCAAGTGCTAATCTTGGTTCTAAACTTGGGGAATCTAATGGCATTGCTGTGGATGAACTTCATGATGAATTAAGAAAGATGAAACTTGGAGATGATCGAAAAGGATTTGGATATCAAGGGGAAAATGCGGGTGGTGTTGATAAAAACAACCTGACTACACTTGAGGATGATTTTCGAAAAATGAGATTTCAAACTTCTAAGACTCCTGATGACCTGAATGTTAACTCGAAGGATGAACCGAAATCGACTTATAGAAGCATGGCATCTGAACTTCCAGACCAATTGAAGAAACTAAATGTCAATGATGCAAGAACTATGGATGGAGCTGAACTTGATTCTGGTGCAGATAATATGAGGAAATTTAATGAAGTGAAAGGTTCTTCAGTTGGAAATGAAGCAACAAGTGAGATACATGAGAATAAGAAGAAAGTTGATATTCTGGACGAGAAAGCAAAATATACGGCAACAAATGAGAGCGAGAAGTCTGGACTAGAAAGAGAAGCCATTCCTGGTGAGACGACATATCAGTTCAATACTTCTGGTGACAACAAGAattatagttctcaattccaacCTTCATTCATGTTTTCATCTGGTGGTATCTCTTACGAGTCTCCTATGGAGAAATCCCAAACACACAATGAATTCGCGTTTACTAGCAGATGGGATGGAAAAGATGCATCTCAAGTTAAATTTACAACACCATATCAGAAAGGTGGTGTCTTTGCTGCTTCAGATAAGGTAGAATTTAATACCATGAGAGATTCGGTTAAAGATGCCAAATCAAAGAAAAAGCGAGGAGGAAAGGTTGCAAAACCATTTCAACCTACATggattaaaaatgattttgtaGAGTCTGCTGACTCATATTCACCAATGGATATTTCTCCTTATCCGGAAACATTGGCTGAAAATAGGGATTCAAGAGAAACTTCTGTAACATCGGAAGATGCATACCAGTTTGAATCACAGGCCACGGTTCCAGATCATATTGTTGATGAAGATTTGGTTTTTGCTACACAAAAGCTGGACATTGGGGAGGGTAATGTCAAGGACACAGAAACAAAAGGTCATACAGAAGAATATGTTTCAGGGGGTGACTGTGAAAGCTTTATAACTGCAGCTGAACACTTTGAATGTAGTGTGGATACATTTGCTTCTGCTGCAGATTTTGAAGAGATTTCCAGTCGAAGGGTTGAATCTGAAGTTAGTTCAGGGGAAGGTATTGAGAGACAACATAGTGATGTTGGTACCATGTTCAATTCTTCATCCATGTCAGAAGATGTTGAAAGGTCTAAATTCACCTTTTCTGCTTCTTCGTCTTCTCTAGACCAATCATCAGTAGCAGCAACACGACACCTCAAAAAGAAAAACCGCGTGAGAGTTGCTCAGGATTTGTATTCTGGTTCAGCTGCTAATAACATGCAGTTTTTCCCACTCTCCAGATCATCCTCAATTTTGTCTCCGAGACAGGCACCAGTAGATACAGGTGTGCATTTATCTAGAATGGATAGTACTTCTAGTTCTGGATCAGTTAAGGAAAAAGATGTTATGGAAGAAGTTCCATCTTCAAGTGCTGCTGCTCAAGAAGCTTGCGAGAAATGGAGATTAAg GGGAAATCAAGCTTATTCAAATGGAGATATGTTAAATGCCGAAGAGTATTACTCTCAAGGATTGGCTTGTATTTCTGAACGTGAAACTTCTAGAAGCTGTCTTAGGGCTGTGATGTTATGCTATAGCAACCGTGCTGCATCACGAATGTCACTTGGGAAAATGAGGGAAGCAATATCAGATTGCAAGAAGGCTGCTTCTATAGATCCAAGTTTCCTTAGAGTGCATGTTCGTGCTGCAAA TTGTTACCTGGCTCTTGGAGAGGTTGAAGATGCATCCTTACACTTTATGAAGTGCTTGCAACCAGGAACTGATGCTTGTGTGGACAGAAAACTAGTTTTAGAAGCATCTGAGGGTCTGGAGAAGGCACAG AAAGTGTTGGAATACATTAGGGAATCTGAAAATCTATTGCAAGGGAGAACATCCACTGATGCAGAGAACGCTTTGGGATTGATAGCCGAGGCATTAACCATAAGTGCTTACTCGGAGAAACTTGTTCAAAGGAAAGCAGATGCTCTTTTTATG CTGCAGAAGTATGAAGATTTGATTCTGTGGTGCGAGCAGACCCTTGCTTCTGCTGCTAAGAATTGTCCTTCCAACAATGGCGGTGTTGTAGCCAATATGGAACCTCCTGGAGTCTTGAAGACCTCTTTCAGACTTTGGCGATGGTATCTTATTATAAAGTCCTACTTCTACCTTGGAAGGCTTGAAGAAGCTCTTGCTTTTATGAAAAAGGAGGAACCCAACTTTGCTACAGAAAT GAATGATAACAAAAGTCATGAACCATTGGTTGCCTTGACTGCTACAATAAGAGAGCTTCTTCGCTTTAAG ACAGCTGGAAATGAAGCCTTTCAAGCAGGAAAGTATGCAGAAGCTATTGAACACTACTCTGGTGCTTTATCGTGTACAGTTGAGTCACGTCCTTTTGCCGCTGTTTGTTTCTGCAATCGTGCTGCAGCATACAAGGCAATGAATCAAATCGCAGATGCTATAGCAGAATGTAGCTTGGCTATCGCACTTGATGGAAATTATGTGAAG GCTATTTCTAGGCGGGCGACGTTGTTTGAGATGATTCGAGATTATGAGCAAGCATCGATGGACCTTCGGAGGCTGGTATCTTATCTCACAGAGAAAGTAGAAAAATCTAACCAGTCTGTAGCATCCTACAAAGTGAGCTTGATGAATGAGTTAAAACAAGCTCAGCTACGTCTTTCTACAGTGGAAGAAGAAGCAAGAAATGAGACCTCCTTGAATATGTATCTTATTTT GGGAGTTGATCCATCTGCAACAGAATCGGAAATTAAGAAGGCCTATAGGAAAGCTGCTCTCAGACATCACCCTGACAAG GCAAGTCAATTTCTGGCAAAAAGTGAGAGTGGAGATGATGGTTTTTGGAAGGAGATAGCAAAGGAGGTTCATAAAGATGCAGATAGGCTCTTCAAGATGATTGGCGAGTCTTACGCCATTCTTTATGATTCAAGCAAG CGCGCTCGGTatgatcaagaagaagaaatgagaaACATTTTAAAGAATGGCAATGGTGGTGCAGCAGGAAGAATGAAGACAGATTTTCATAGTTATCAATCGGATAGAAGCAATAGGCGCCAATGGCAAGAAGTATGGAGATCATCATATGGAAGAGGACCAGAAACAACTCGTTCAAACAGATACCCGTGA
- the LOC124934385 gene encoding THUMP domain-containing protein 1 — translation MGAEAKSNAGGDRGNKKGKQRFLQRNKPARKGSYPLRPGVQGFFITCDGGRERQASQEAVNVLDSFYEELTDLPSFGHAKKLGHILEKPMNKKIKFSSDSSSSDDEGDENDEGQEKEKEKEASTDGTDDPNHGNQTVQISTPDKQDGAATDDKLAKDVNDSTDDGQCQKSTAVEGEEPPPKRQCLDTDLLKAGNVTIDKEEKSIDKLIEEEIQELGDKSKRRFNGLDSGCNGVVFVQMKKFGGDPTPKELAEHMMTSISSTKKHISRFLLRVLPVEVTCYASEEEITKSIEPLIAKYFPAEAETAEKYAVLFEARANTGIDRMKIIDAVAKSVPAPHKVDLTNPNKTIVVQIAKTVCSIGIVEKYKELAKYNIRQLTSSTKP, via the exons ATGGGAGCTGAAGCCAAATCGAATGCCGGTGGTGACAGAGGCAACAAGAAGGGGAAACAGCGATTCCTTCAGCGTAAT AAACCAGCGAGGAAAGGTTCCTATCCGTTGCGACCTGGAGTGCAGGGATTCTTCATAACTTGTGATGGGGGTAGAGAACGCCAAGCCTCTCAGGAAGCCGTGAACGTTCTCGATTCT TTTTATGAAGAGCTTACTGATCTGCCTAGTTTTGGCCATGCCAAGAAACTTGGACACATTCTGGAGAAGCCTATGAATAAGAAGATAAAATTTAGTTCAGATTCTTCCAGTAGTGATGATGAGGGTGATGAGAATGATGAAGGCCaggagaaagagaaagagaaggagGCAAGCACTGATGGAACTGACGATCCAAATCATGGAAATCAAACCGTTCAAATTTCAACTCCTGATAAGCAGGATGGTGCAGCCACAGATGATAAATTGGCCAAGGATGTGAATGATAGTACAGATGATGGTCAGTGCCAAAAGTCTACGGCAGTTGAAGGGGAAGAGCCTCCGCCAAAAAGACAATGCTTAGACACGGATTTACTGAAGGCTGGAAATGTTACTATTGATAAAGAGGAAAAATCAATAGACAAACTTATTGAAGAGGAGATTCAAGAATTGGGTGATAAGAGCAAG AGACGCTTTAATGGTCTTGATTCTGGATGCAATGGGGTTGTCTTTGTTCAAATGAAAAAGTTTGGCGGGGATCCAACCCCCAAGGAGCTAGCAGAACACATGATGACATCAATTTCCTCAACTAAAAAACATATATCAAg GTTCTTGTTAAGAGTGCTACCAGTAGAAGTAACATGCTATGCTTCAGAAGAAGAAATCACAAAATCAATTGAACCGCTCATTGCAAAATACTTCCCTGCAGAAGCTGAAACTGCGGAAAAG TACGCTGTGCTGTTTGAAGCCCGAGCAAATACAGGTATAGATAGAATGAAAATTATCGATGCTGTTGCAAAATCTGTACCCGCACCCCACAAGGTCGATCTTACCAACCCAAATAAGACTATTGTCGTCCAAATTGCTAAG ACAGTCTGTTCTATTGGAATCGTTGAGAAGTATAAGGAATTGGCGAAGTATAATATAAGGCAATTGACGAGCTCGACCAAACCATAG